The stretch of DNA GCAGGGGACCTCTCAGCGAGAGCTCCACTCGCATGATGAATCCTTCCACCCCCCCTGCCTCCCCGAGGTGGTGATCTGGCCCCACAGCACCGAAGAGGTGAGCAGAATTGTTGTATGGTGCTGTGAAAAGGGTGTTCCTATCACTCCATGGGGAGCAGGCACCAGCCTCGAAGGAAACCCCGTACCTGTAAATGGAGGCATTGTAGTAGACCTTCAAGAGATGAACAGAGTCATCATTATACGTCAGGAGGATTTTCAGGTGGATGTACAGGCCGGGGTAATTTACAAAGAACTGAACAAAGAATTGAGTCAATATGGATTGTTCTTTCCTCCTGATCCTGGTGCCGCGGCGACCATAGGGGGCATGATAGCCAACAATGCCAGTGGTATTCGTACGGTCAAATACGGTGCCACGAAAGACTATGTCATGGGGCTTGTGGTAGTACTGCCTAACGGGGAAATTATCGAGGTGGGCAACAGAGCGAGGAAGAGTTCTTCGGGCTACGACCTCTGTCACCTCTTTACAGGGTCCGAGGGAACCCTGGGAATAATAACAGAGGCTACCCTAAAACTTGCAGCGCTCCCACCCAACTTCATGGCTGTGAGAGCAACTTTCCCCACGGTTAAGGAGGCTACCACCACGGTCTTTCAGATCATGTGTTCAGGACTCACACCCTCTGCGATGGAGTTCCTCGATTCTGAGGTTGTAAAGGTTCTGAACCGTGACCGTGGTCTTACCATGGAAGAAATACCCCATCTACTCATGGAATTCCATGGATACAGTGAACGGGGACTCGAGGAAGAGATGACCTTCGTTGAAGATATCTGCCGGGAGAATAACTGCTCATCTTTGGACAAAGGCATTGGCCCAGATGAGCGAAATCGCCTCTGGGAAGTTCGTCATCTGACCTTTGAGTCCATAAAAAGGAACCATCCTGGATTGCTGCCCTTAATCATGGACGTAGCAGTACCTCTGTCCCGCTACAGTGAAACGGTGGCTTACATAAAAGAAGTAGTCAATGATCTCACTGCGTATGTCTTTGGACATGCGGGGGATGGAAATATACACGTTGTGGTCATGGACAACCCGCAGGACGAGAACCGATGGGTTCATGTTGAGAAGGCCAACCAGAAGATTGTCCTCAAGGCCCTGGAGTTTGAAGGGACCTGCACTGGGGAACATGGGGTGGGGATCGGGAAAAGGAGCTTCATGGCTCTGGAGCATGGAAAGGGGTTGGAGGTCATGCGTAAGATCAAGGAGGTCTTGGATCCACAGGGGATCATGAACCCAGGAAAGATCTTTCCCTAAGACCGTAGCCCCTCCATCACCTTATCCGCTATCTCCGCCATCACCTCCCCAGCCTTATCGTAGATTAGCAGATCCGCCTCTACCCCTCCCTTTGTACCCGTACTATCATCACCTTGGGCTTGGTTGGATATCCTTCACTATCTCCTCCAGATGTCTCTGGATCTCCTCTAAAGTCTTGGAAACAGGTATACATTCCAGCACAATCCTGATCTTTTCCCCCTCCTCAAAGTGAACCCCGTAAACGATCCCCAACCCCCGCAAAAAGGTCTCCATCTCCCCAAAATGGTCAAGACCAATTTTAGAAAGCCCCTTAAACTGCCCCTTATCGGAACTGCCCTATAGTAGATTAAAGTCCTCGCTGTTACAGTTTCAAAGATCCATACCATTCGTCAAGGGTTTAATAATGAATCATTGCCGGACATGGGGTGACGAACATTGTCACACTAATGTACAATTTCTGAAAGTAGGAATGCTAATTACAAGGAGATGAGAAGAAGGGCTGGTAGGAAGAACTTGTAATTCTTTGTAATTTTTAAAAACTAGTTATAAATTTATCGTTATAGTGTTTGGCATATATTTTGCTTCATTTATGGTAATCCTTTTCCCTGAGGAGAGGTGTGTCCGAAATTAATCGAACATAAAAAACCAATCGACATCGCCCCAATGAAGAAAGAAAGAAAGGAGTATTGTAAGGCCTGGACGCTGATTGAGCTAATGCTCGTAATCGCGATAGTGGCAATTCTTGCCGGTATTGCGATACCTACGTATACCAATTACATCGACAAGTCGAGAAACTCCCAGGCCATAGCAGACATCGGTGAAATGGCACTGGAAATAATGAAGTTTTGGGCTGAGCACGGAGATTTCCCCAACACCCTTGCCCAGGTAGGATTGGCAAATCGTCTCGATCCATGGGAAAATCCATACCAATACTTGAAGATCCAAGGTGTACCTAAAAACCAGATTAAGGGGAAGTGGCGGAAGGACCGGTTTTTGGTTCCGATTAATTACGACTACGACCTATATAGCATGGGCAAAGACGGGAAGAGTAAACCACCTCTCACGGCCAAGCACAGCTGGGATGACATCGTCCGCGCCAATGGTGGTGCATATATAGGTTTGGCTTCAGAGTATTAATCCGGCCGCAAATCATGAAAATTGACACGACATTTCTCCGCAGCAAAGTAGCACGCCGCA from Deltaproteobacteria bacterium encodes:
- a CDS encoding FAD-binding oxidoreductase, whose protein sequence is MKGDLISQADFKYLQEIVGKEWVSQGTSQRELHSHDESFHPPCLPEVVIWPHSTEEVSRIVVWCCEKGVPITPWGAGTSLEGNPVPVNGGIVVDLQEMNRVIIIRQEDFQVDVQAGVIYKELNKELSQYGLFFPPDPGAAATIGGMIANNASGIRTVKYGATKDYVMGLVVVLPNGEIIEVGNRARKSSSGYDLCHLFTGSEGTLGIITEATLKLAALPPNFMAVRATFPTVKEATTTVFQIMCSGLTPSAMEFLDSEVVKVLNRDRGLTMEEIPHLLMEFHGYSERGLEEEMTFVEDICRENNCSSLDKGIGPDERNRLWEVRHLTFESIKRNHPGLLPLIMDVAVPLSRYSETVAYIKEVVNDLTAYVFGHAGDGNIHVVVMDNPQDENRWVHVEKANQKIVLKALEFEGTCTGEHGVGIGKRSFMALEHGKGLEVMRKIKEVLDPQGIMNPGKIFP
- a CDS encoding prepilin-type N-terminal cleavage/methylation domain-containing protein — translated: MKKERKEYCKAWTLIELMLVIAIVAILAGIAIPTYTNYIDKSRNSQAIADIGEMALEIMKFWAEHGDFPNTLAQVGLANRLDPWENPYQYLKIQGVPKNQIKGKWRKDRFLVPINYDYDLYSMGKDGKSKPPLTAKHSWDDIVRANGGAYIGLASEY